From a single Tissierellales bacterium genomic region:
- a CDS encoding CAP domain-containing protein, with the protein MKNNFKKVILSLSIALVILMSGNLTFASSFRRVNYYSPYKNNNLYSYISNYYSKYYKDYYKPNQETPSKPNDDKEQPVEPEKPVEKPTENTEPNITDQTKAVELEVVRLVNEERKKAGLAPLTHSDELSRVARFKSQDMADKNYFSHNSPTYGDPFTMMKNFGINYRTAGENIAKGYPNAQSVVKGWMNSPGHRANILNPKFGTIGVGYVVKNGTTYWTQMFTN; encoded by the coding sequence ATGAAAAATAATTTTAAAAAAGTTATTTTATCTTTATCAATAGCTCTAGTGATTCTAATGTCAGGAAATTTAACTTTTGCAAGTAGTTTTAGAAGGGTAAATTACTATTCACCATATAAAAATAATAATTTGTACAGTTATATATCAAATTATTACTCTAAGTACTATAAAGATTATTATAAACCTAACCAAGAAACACCCAGCAAACCTAATGACGATAAAGAACAACCTGTAGAACCAGAAAAACCAGTAGAAAAGCCTACTGAAAATACAGAGCCTAATATTACTGATCAAACTAAGGCTGTAGAACTAGAAGTTGTTAGATTGGTTAATGAGGAAAGAAAAAAAGCTGGATTAGCTCCTCTTACTCATAGTGATGAACTCTCAAGAGTTGCTAGATTTAAATCCCAAGACATGGCTGACAAAAATTACTTTAGCCATAATTCCCCAACTTATGGCGACCCTTTCACTATGATGAAAAATTTTGGTATAAATTATAGAACTGCTGGGGAGAATATAGCTAAAGGCTATCCAAATGCTCAATCTGTTGTAAAGGGCTGGATGAATTCACCAGGTCATAGGGCCAATATACTTAACCCTAAATTTGGAACTATTGGAGTAGGATATGTAGTTAAGAATGGAACCACTTATTGGACACAAATGTTCACAAATTAA